In Lacibacter sp. H375, one DNA window encodes the following:
- a CDS encoding malectin domain-containing carbohydrate-binding protein has translation MSLSSFSQRQDISLNNNWLTIATSNDQVLPANSYQTTITNSWKKVNVPHNWDQYEGYRRLLHGNRHGDSWYRKTFISKQSKIGKRFFLFFEGVGSYATVYLNNKKVGEHIGGRTTFTLDVTDVIKTDGSVNQLAVRAYHPSNIQNLPWVCGGCSDERGFSEGSQPMGIFRPVHLIVTNDVCIEPFGVHAWADISADEIQLNIAATLKNYSQKKRNIIVEHRLVDAGGKEINRMIEKVSSVDRGEAAEHKSDIINPTSSINLWSVENPYLYKIISIVKENNVVLDKVETEFGFRTINWENPTNQFFLNGKPVFINGIAEYEHLLGQSHAFSKEQIVSRFKWIQSAGFNAFRDGHQPHHLLYGQLCDEKGILWWTQLSAHVWYDSPEFRNNFKQLLKEWVIERRNSPSIILWGLQNESKLPEDFARECTELIRSLDPTASTQRLVTTCNGGTGTDWDVPQNWTGTYGGNPATYGDDVKKQVLIGEYGAWRTIDLHTEGGFVQNGILSEDRMVQLMEQKVRLAESVKDSSAGQFFWLLTSHDNPGRVQGGEGLRELDRIGPVNYKGLLTPWEEPTDAYYMFRSNYAPKETEPMVYIVSHTWPNRWMKPGIKDSIYVYSNCDEVELFNDINGSSLGRKKKNGIGAHFQWDKVNIQYNVLYAVGYVNGKAVARDTIVLNHLAQSPNFKQLYANAKALTKPTAGYQYFYRINCGGPDYTDENGNLWKGDRQLEKGVSGHGSLSWSDDFEGMPSFFASQRRTFSPIKNSKDWKLFQSFRYGKDKLKFEFDLEDGEYLVELYFIEPWLGIGGGINAKDMRLFDIAINGKIVLTDLDIWSEVGINAAIKKTVEAKVSGGKMIISFPQSKSGQAVISAIAIAKKAGVNRSESGMRRSTKYRFNSWLDIGDKLYEKESIVFHSLPPELFGSEWLQLKSSQENKQFNYTFFAPTDLFIGTKNDSAVSGFENLGTQITTDENGGASYKVFRKRFNRGDSVSVLIDSSKIVCRKPANKMQPAYDLKPITPYRTNVAVTGEGVVKDSVNGRWCTVIKSNTTTTIQWPVQTGVGDIYSITVKYYYPKEQIVKAKLQLFDAGGNRMMDEAVQFTFTRIGKWNQFTVNTGSQINAGNYVVKLVTENGTELAISGIEIQ, from the coding sequence ATGTCTTTGAGTTCTTTTTCTCAGCGACAGGATATTTCGCTCAACAATAACTGGCTGACCATTGCTACATCAAATGACCAGGTACTTCCTGCAAATTCTTATCAAACAACCATCACCAATAGCTGGAAGAAAGTAAATGTACCGCACAACTGGGATCAGTACGAAGGTTACAGGAGATTATTGCATGGCAACCGTCATGGCGATTCATGGTATCGCAAAACATTTATCAGCAAGCAAAGCAAAATAGGCAAACGTTTCTTTTTGTTTTTTGAAGGAGTAGGATCGTATGCCACGGTTTATCTCAACAATAAAAAAGTTGGTGAGCATATTGGCGGACGAACAACTTTTACATTGGATGTAACAGATGTGATCAAAACAGATGGTAGCGTAAATCAGTTGGCAGTAAGAGCTTATCATCCATCCAATATTCAAAACCTGCCTTGGGTTTGTGGTGGCTGCAGCGATGAACGTGGCTTTAGTGAAGGTTCACAGCCGATGGGTATTTTTCGACCGGTGCATTTGATTGTGACGAATGATGTATGCATTGAACCGTTTGGTGTACATGCATGGGCAGATATTTCAGCAGATGAGATTCAATTGAATATTGCGGCTACATTGAAAAACTATTCGCAGAAGAAAAGAAATATAATTGTTGAGCACAGATTGGTTGATGCTGGCGGTAAAGAAATTAATAGGATGATAGAAAAAGTTTCATCAGTTGATAGAGGTGAAGCAGCAGAACATAAATCCGACATCATAAATCCGACATCATCCATCAACCTCTGGTCTGTTGAAAATCCCTATTTGTACAAGATTATTTCAATCGTTAAAGAAAACAATGTTGTTCTTGATAAAGTTGAAACGGAGTTTGGTTTCCGCACTATCAATTGGGAAAATCCAACCAATCAATTTTTCCTGAACGGCAAACCTGTTTTCATAAACGGTATTGCAGAGTATGAACATTTGCTTGGGCAAAGTCATGCATTCAGTAAGGAACAAATTGTTTCCCGTTTCAAATGGATTCAGTCAGCAGGTTTCAATGCTTTTCGTGATGGTCATCAACCGCATCATTTATTATACGGACAGTTGTGCGATGAAAAGGGAATTTTATGGTGGACACAGTTGAGTGCACATGTGTGGTATGATTCGCCTGAGTTCAGAAATAATTTCAAACAACTGTTGAAAGAGTGGGTGATCGAACGGCGCAATAGTCCATCAATTATTTTGTGGGGATTGCAGAACGAAAGTAAACTGCCGGAAGATTTTGCAAGAGAATGTACAGAGCTGATTCGTTCATTAGATCCAACTGCATCAACACAGCGTTTGGTAACAACATGCAATGGCGGAACCGGCACTGATTGGGATGTACCGCAAAACTGGACAGGTACGTATGGTGGTAATCCTGCAACATATGGAGATGATGTGAAGAAGCAGGTGTTGATCGGTGAATATGGGGCATGGCGTACAATAGACTTACATACCGAAGGTGGGTTTGTGCAGAACGGGATATTAAGTGAAGACCGCATGGTGCAGTTGATGGAACAGAAAGTTCGTTTGGCAGAATCAGTAAAAGACAGCAGTGCAGGACAATTCTTTTGGTTATTAACATCGCATGATAATCCCGGTCGTGTACAGGGTGGTGAAGGTTTGCGTGAACTCGATCGTATTGGTCCGGTGAATTATAAAGGCTTGCTTACACCTTGGGAAGAGCCAACGGATGCGTATTATATGTTCCGCAGTAATTATGCACCAAAAGAAACTGAACCGATGGTTTACATTGTTTCGCATACATGGCCGAACAGATGGATGAAGCCTGGCATCAAGGACAGTATTTATGTGTACAGCAATTGTGATGAAGTGGAATTGTTTAATGATATCAATGGTTCATCACTTGGGAGAAAAAAGAAGAACGGCATCGGCGCACATTTTCAATGGGATAAGGTAAACATACAATACAATGTGTTGTATGCAGTGGGTTATGTAAATGGCAAAGCAGTTGCTAGAGATACGATTGTGTTAAATCATCTGGCACAATCACCCAACTTCAAACAGCTTTATGCAAATGCAAAAGCGTTGACTAAGCCAACAGCAGGTTATCAGTATTTCTATCGCATCAATTGTGGTGGACCTGATTATACAGATGAGAATGGAAATCTTTGGAAGGGCGATAGGCAACTGGAAAAAGGGGTAAGCGGTCATGGTTCGTTATCGTGGTCTGATGATTTTGAAGGAATGCCATCTTTTTTCGCAAGTCAGCGAAGAACATTCTCACCAATAAAAAACTCAAAGGATTGGAAGTTGTTTCAAAGCTTTCGCTATGGAAAAGATAAACTGAAATTTGAATTTGATCTAGAAGACGGTGAATACTTAGTTGAACTGTATTTCATTGAACCGTGGTTAGGAATTGGAGGCGGCATCAATGCAAAGGATATGCGTTTGTTTGATATAGCCATCAACGGCAAAATAGTATTGACTGATTTGGATATCTGGAGCGAAGTTGGAATCAATGCAGCCATAAAAAAAACAGTAGAAGCAAAAGTTAGTGGCGGCAAGATGATTATCTCGTTTCCTCAAAGTAAATCTGGTCAGGCGGTTATTTCTGCAATTGCAATTGCCAAAAAAGCAGGAGTGAATAGGAGTGAAAGCGGAATGAGGAGAAGTACGAAATACCGATTTAATTCATGGTTGGATATTGGAGACAAGCTTTATGAGAAAGAGAGTATTGTTTTTCATTCCTTACCGCCTGAGCTTTTCGGTTCTGAATGGCTTCAATTAAAATCAAGTCAGGAGAATAAGCAGTTCAATTATACATTTTTTGCCCCAACTGATTTATTTATTGGGACTAAGAATGACTCAGCAGTTAGCGGTTTTGAAAATCTTGGTACACAAATAACAACCGATGAGAACGGTGGGGCATCTTACAAAGTTTTCCGAAAAAGATTTAATAGAGGAGACTCTGTTTCGGTTTTAATTGATTCAAGCAAAATTGTTTGCAGGAAACCTGCTAATAAAATGCAACCAGCTTATGATCTAAAACCTATCACTCCATACCGCACCAATGTTGCGGTCACTGGTGAAGGCGTGGTAAAAGATTCGGTCAACGGAAGATGGTGTACGGTCATCAAATCAAACACTACAACAACTATTCAATGGCCGGTGCAAACAGGTGTGGGTGATATTTATTCCATCACTGTAAAATATTATTACCCCAAAGAACAAATAGTAAAAGCGAAATT